From Coffea arabica cultivar ET-39 chromosome 10e, Coffea Arabica ET-39 HiFi, whole genome shotgun sequence, one genomic window encodes:
- the LOC113713049 gene encoding serine carboxypeptidase-like 42: protein MGMAWHCISLLVILAGLMVRGNGFPAEDFVEALPGQPKVGFKQYAGYIDVDVKAGRSLFYYFVEAEKDPDQKPLALWLNGGPGCSSIGGGAFTEFGPFFPRGDGRALRRNKMSWNRASNLLFVESPAGVGWSYSNTSSDYNTGDANTARDMHIFMMEWFKKFPSFRSRALFLTGESYAGHYIPQLAVALLDHNADSKDFKFNIKGVAMGNPLLKLDRDVPATYEYFWSHGMISDEVGLAIMNNCDFEDYTYPSPHNVTEACNSAISQANQIVGDYINNYDVILDVCYPSIVEQELRLKKLATKISLGVDVCMTYERRFYFNLPEVQKALHANRTNLPHGWSMCNDDLNYTQADGNLDMLPLLKQILQSGIPVWVFSGDQDSVVPLLGSRTLVRELAHDLHLQTTVPYGAWFHKRQVGGWVTEYGNLLTFATVRGAAHMVPFAQPSRALHLFSSFVRGWRLPNTTQTRMDD, encoded by the exons ATGGGAATGGCATGGCATTGCATTTCATTGTTGGTGATATTAGCGGGGCTGATGGTTCGTGGGAATGGATTTCCAGCTGAGGATTTTGTGGAGGCTTTGCCTGGGCAGCCTAAAGTTGGATTCAAGCAATATGCAGGGTATATTGATGTGGATGTCAAAGCTGGGAGAAGCTTGTTTTATTACTTTGTTGAAGCTGAGAAGGACCCTGATCAGAAACCTCTTGCTCTCTGGCTCAATGGAG GCCCCGGTTGCTCATCAATTGGTGGGGGAGCCTTCACAGAATTCGGTCCCTTCTTTCCAAGAGGTGATGGCCGAGCCCTTAGAAGAAATAAGATGTCATGGAATAGAG cATCAAATCTCCTTTTTGTCGAGTCCCCAGCAGGAGTAGGATGGTCATATTCAAATACAAGTTCAGATTACAACACTGGTGATGCCAATACAG CGCGGGATATGCACATATTTATGATGGAATGGTTCAAGAAGTTTCCCTCATTCAGATCCAGAGCTTTGTTTCTCACTGGAGAAAGCTATGCAG GTCATTACATTCCACAGCTGGCTGTTGCTCTGCTGGACCATAATGCAGATTCTAAAGATTTCAAGTTCAATATCAAAGGAGTTGCG ATGGGAAATCCACTCCTCAAATTGGATCGTGATGTTCCAGCAACATATGAGTACTTTTGGTCCCATGGGATGATTTCTGATGAGGTTGGCCTGGCTATAATGAACAACTGTGATTTTGAAGACTATACCTACCCTAGTCCCCACAATGTCACAGAAGCATGTAATTCTGCCATATCTCAAGCAAACCAAATTGTTGGAGACTATATAAACAATTATGATGTTATTCTTGATGTATGTTATCCATCAATAGTAGAGCAAGAGCTGCGACTAAAGAAACTG GCTACTAAGATTAGTCTAGGAGTTGATGTGTGCATGACTTATGAAAGGCGTTTCTACTTTAATCTTCCTGAAGTCCAGAAGGCTCTTCATGCAAATAGGACCAATTTACCACATGGCTGGTCCATGTGCAATGA TGATCTTAATTACACTCAAGCTGATGGAAACTTGGACATGCTTCCATTGCTTAAGCAAATACTACAGAGTGGCATTCCAGTGTGGGTTTTTag TGGTGATCAAGATTCTGTTGTACCATTGCTTGGCTCCCGGACACTCGTTCGTGAACTTGCTCATGATTTGCACTTGCAAACTACAGTCCCATACGGAGCTTGGTTTCACAAGCGTCAG GTGGGTGGTTGGGTAACTGAGTATGGAAATCTGTTAACCTTTGCAACTGTAAGGGGTGCTGCTCATATGGTACCTTTCGCTCAGCCTTCAAGGGCTCTGCATCTTTTCAGTTCATTTGTGCGAGGCTGGAGATTACCAAATACAACACAGACCAGGATGGATGATTGA